A stretch of the Malus domestica chromosome 08, GDT2T_hap1 genome encodes the following:
- the LOC114826452 gene encoding calcium uniporter protein 4, mitochondrial-like: MALRQALAKHAFGATRVSLAPPSSVMADHQNIVPPNAAQVNFHREYLTSIDTPRKGFFRRFLHRQSASKLPEFLTVPVGEKLRENLRGINISGDQLRLGCLSPPPPDRDPTAKLPFGISIRNAKKILRLSQVEKLKAKLREIPETSISRSEFVRICSEGCESEEQGAEFAKMMDESVNVIVLGNVVFLRPEQVAKSMENIISESMPIPNDPRRKELHQMETQKMLIDQKVRALVRGELYCGLFFLLFQTIGAMRLSFWDVMEPICFFVTSIHFALGYAFFLQTLTEPTFQGFFHRRFKAKQRRLMEAHKFDVQKYNRLRKVFYPNSDHSTSFHQEEGMVMGLS; this comes from the exons ATGGCGCTCCGTCAAGCGCTTGCTAAGCACGCATTTGGCGCCACCAGAGTGTCCCTAGCGCCACCGTCGTCGGTTATGGCAGATCACCAAAACATCGTGCCTCCGAATGCCGCCCAGGTGAATTTCCACAGGGAGTATCTGACCTCGATTGACACCCCCCGGAAAGGATTTTTCCGCCGATTCCTCCACCGCCAGTCGGCATCGAAACTCCCGGAATTCCTGACCGTTCCGGTTGGGGAGAAGCTCCGGGAAAATCTGAGAGGCATCAACATTAGCGGTGATCAGCTCCGTCTCGGCTGTCTCAGCCCTCCGCCTCCAGATCGGGACCCCACGGCCAAGCTTCCGTTCGGAATCTCGATCCGCAACGCGAAGAAGATTCTGAGGCTTTCTCAGGTGGAGAAGCTGAAGGCGAAGCTGAGGGAGATTCCGGAAACTTCCATTTCGCGATCGGAGTTCGTTCGGATCTGCAGCGAAGGATGCGAGAGCGAAGAGCAAGGTGCTGAGTTCGCGAAGATGATGGACGAGTCCGTAAACGTTATCGTTTTGGGAAACGTAGTGTTTCTCCGGCCGGAGCAG gTGGCAAAATCGATGGAGAACATAATCTCAGAATCCATGCCCATCCCAAACGATCCAAGAAGAAAAGAGCTGCACCAGATGGAAACTCAAAAGATGTTGATTGACCAAAAAGTCAGGGCCCTGGTACGAGGGGAGCTCTACTGTGGGctgttttttttgttatttcaaaCGATCGGGGCCATGAGGCTCAGTTTCTGGGATGTCATGGAACCCATTTGCTTCTTCGTCACCTCCATCCACTTCGCCTTGGGCTACGCCTTCTTCCTCCAGACATTGACGGAGCCTACCTTCCAAGGGTTCTTCCACCGTCGCTTCAAGGCCAAGCAACGGCGGCTCATGGAGGCTCATAAGTTTGATGTCCAAAAGTACAACCGGCTCCGAAAAGTCTTTTATCCAAATTCGGATCATTCGACGTCGTTTCATCAGGAAGAAGGAATGGTTATGGGATTATCGTAG